Proteins encoded within one genomic window of Alteribacter populi:
- a CDS encoding minor capsid protein, which yields MVRVNVNLSGAKQKLSKSNVDRGRYALANQALADMNQFVPMRENILRQTGHVSSDGAEVIWNMPYAAKLFYMMMHNYTTPGTGPRWDNKAKGMYMADWERAFKRGAGL from the coding sequence ATGGTACGAGTCAATGTTAATTTGAGCGGAGCTAAACAAAAACTATCGAAAAGCAATGTAGATCGTGGTAGATACGCATTAGCAAATCAAGCTCTTGCGGATATGAATCAGTTTGTGCCGATGAGAGAAAACATTTTGAGGCAAACAGGACATGTTAGTAGTGACGGTGCAGAAGTCATCTGGAATATGCCATACGCTGCTAAATTGTTTTACATGATGATGCATAACTACACAACACCCGGGACGGGTCCACGATGGGATAACAAGGCAAAAGGAATGTATATGGCTGATTGGGAACGTGCATTTAAGAGGGGAGCTGGCTTGTAA
- a CDS encoding DnaD domain-containing protein translates to MKPKDQLGEKTWWRYLLNLKKWGMLSVKSSNKYSVVTIDNYDVYQDSGNNIDQQNDQQLTSKWPSSDQQLTTNNNVNNYNNDNKSSSVNARENPYQFFQDNFGVLGSFISESIGKWCDDLSGEIVLAAMKSAAKSGGSSFSYIESILKEWAGANLKTIDDVRAYEIERKHKQSRIAKGGGSHDSINSGSNGQAKRKDSITGGQTGWIGRKQA, encoded by the coding sequence ATGAAGCCAAAAGATCAGCTTGGAGAGAAAACGTGGTGGCGTTACTTATTGAACTTAAAAAAATGGGGAATGTTGTCCGTCAAATCGTCCAACAAATATAGCGTTGTAACCATTGATAACTATGATGTTTATCAAGACAGTGGTAACAATATTGACCAACAAAATGACCAACAGTTGACCAGCAAATGGCCATCAAGTGACCAACAGTTGACCACAAACAATAATGTTAATAATTATAACAATGATAATAAGAGTAGTAGTGTCAACGCGCGCGAAAATCCATATCAATTCTTTCAAGATAATTTTGGTGTACTCGGATCATTTATAAGCGAATCCATAGGAAAGTGGTGCGACGACCTTTCAGGTGAAATCGTCTTAGCTGCAATGAAGAGTGCGGCTAAATCTGGAGGAAGTAGCTTCTCTTACATCGAGTCAATCTTAAAAGAATGGGCAGGAGCAAATTTAAAAACGATCGATGATGTGCGAGCTTATGAGATTGAGAGAAAACATAAACAATCAAGGATCGCGAAGGGAGGAGGCTCTCATGACTCAATCAATAGCGGAAGTAATGGACAAGCTAAAAGAAAAGATTCAATCACAGGCGGTCAAACCGGATGGATCGGGAGAAAGCAAGCTTGA
- a CDS encoding DUF6011 domain-containing protein — protein sequence MECLRCGRKLKDKKSMDRKYGPTCWRKIQEEPDLIYHAEITEGDDHETRTG from the coding sequence ATGGAGTGTCTACGATGTGGTCGGAAGCTCAAGGACAAGAAAAGCATGGATCGGAAATACGGTCCTACTTGTTGGAGGAAGATCCAGGAGGAACCAGACTTGATCTATCACGCTGAAATTACTGAGGGGGATGATCATGAAACACGGACAGGGTAA
- a CDS encoding putative minor capsid protein, with protein sequence MVMPKPPADFCIDSFDYKEYLGENNWSEPEYAQPVLIEHCRIDRGAEYSQSTSGKVLLYNAVLFCYEGITTPLPTFKVQSVLHFDGQDHIVTKVIPIYEAYDKTIYSYEIEVV encoded by the coding sequence ATGGTGATGCCTAAGCCACCTGCTGATTTTTGCATCGATTCTTTCGATTACAAAGAGTATCTAGGGGAGAATAACTGGTCAGAGCCCGAATATGCTCAACCTGTATTAATTGAACATTGTCGCATTGATCGGGGAGCAGAATATAGCCAATCTACTAGTGGAAAAGTTCTCCTCTACAACGCTGTTTTGTTCTGTTATGAAGGAATAACGACACCATTACCGACGTTTAAAGTGCAATCTGTTCTCCATTTTGATGGTCAAGACCATATAGTGACAAAGGTCATTCCGATTTATGAAGCTTACGACAAGACCATCTATTCCTATGAAATAGAGGTGGTCTGA
- a CDS encoding phage portal protein: MSGNTLKTINDHPKINIDPLELARIERNFDEYKGHYPNVEYFNSYGDLKERKYMTINMVKLSSELLSGLVFNEQCEIVVSDEGDDDRKKNSFKSANDFIQHVFEHNDFKKNLARYLDPMFATGGLAVRPYVDDETGEIEFSWALANAFYPLRSNSAGITEGVIKSVTMKMERGKKVYYTLLEFHEWEKGSYVITNELYKSDNKGEIGKPVPLTDLYEGLREETIFANLSRPNFNYVKPFGFNNINPHSPLGLGITDNSKDTLKQINDTYDQFNWEIRMGQRTVFVSDQMLNLLPSEDGQPPKQIFDPDVNVFKSMRMDSDEGMVKDITNDIRTEQYVSAINQSLKALEMELKLSVGTFSFDGRSMKTATEVVSENDLTYRTRNNHVYEVEKFIKGLIVSVLELAKAKGLFNGEIPTFEHIGVDFDDGVFQDRGALLRFYGQAKTFGLIPTVEIIQRVFKVPKETAEQWLEEIEREQGAIDPMEINQQTARHMFGDEE, encoded by the coding sequence TTGTCAGGCAATACGCTAAAAACCATTAACGATCATCCTAAAATTAATATTGATCCTCTCGAACTTGCGAGGATTGAACGCAATTTTGATGAGTATAAGGGTCACTACCCTAATGTTGAATACTTCAATTCCTACGGTGATCTGAAGGAAAGAAAATACATGACGATCAACATGGTGAAGCTCAGTTCTGAACTATTGTCTGGTCTAGTGTTTAATGAACAATGTGAGATCGTTGTTTCGGACGAAGGCGATGACGATAGGAAAAAAAACTCATTCAAATCCGCCAACGATTTTATTCAGCATGTGTTTGAACACAATGACTTCAAGAAGAACCTTGCTCGGTACCTGGACCCGATGTTTGCGACGGGCGGATTAGCTGTCAGACCATACGTAGATGATGAGACAGGTGAAATCGAATTTTCTTGGGCTCTTGCCAACGCCTTCTATCCATTGCGTAGTAACAGTGCCGGTATTACAGAAGGTGTGATAAAGTCAGTCACGATGAAAATGGAGCGTGGAAAGAAGGTTTACTATACTCTGCTTGAGTTCCATGAATGGGAAAAAGGGAGCTATGTTATTACGAATGAGCTTTACAAATCAGACAACAAAGGTGAGATTGGGAAACCTGTTCCTCTCACTGATTTGTACGAGGGCTTGAGAGAGGAGACCATATTCGCAAACCTCTCTCGACCTAATTTTAATTACGTGAAGCCATTTGGCTTTAACAACATCAATCCTCACAGTCCGCTAGGTTTAGGAATCACAGACAACAGCAAAGATACCCTCAAGCAGATCAACGATACTTACGATCAGTTTAATTGGGAGATTCGCATGGGACAAAGGACTGTATTTGTCAGTGATCAGATGCTGAACTTATTACCTTCTGAGGACGGACAGCCACCTAAGCAGATATTCGATCCTGATGTGAACGTGTTTAAGTCTATGCGGATGGATAGTGACGAAGGAATGGTCAAGGACATTACAAACGATATTCGAACAGAGCAATATGTATCAGCTATTAATCAGTCCTTGAAGGCTTTGGAAATGGAGCTGAAACTGTCTGTTGGAACCTTCTCTTTTGATGGCCGCAGCATGAAGACGGCGACAGAGGTTGTCAGTGAAAATGACCTCACCTACCGAACGAGAAACAATCACGTTTATGAGGTGGAGAAGTTCATCAAAGGGTTGATCGTTTCTGTGCTTGAGCTTGCAAAGGCAAAAGGCCTATTCAATGGCGAAATACCAACATTCGAACACATCGGCGTTGATTTTGATGACGGAGTATTTCAAGATCGTGGCGCGCTCCTAAGGTTTTATGGACAAGCTAAGACGTTTGGGCTTATTCCTACTGTGGAGATTATTCAGCGTGTGTTTAAGGTGCCGAAGGAGACTGCCGAACAGTGGCTTGAAGAGATTGAGAGAGAACAGGGCGCTATTGATCCAATGGAGATTAATCAACAAACCGCGAGGCATATGTTTGGTGATGAAGAATAA
- a CDS encoding dUTP diphosphatase, whose translation MNLKKLFKMQKELDQDIVKRKGLEGQDLLPKKILALQVELGELANEWRGFKFWSENQKPRTKVGLTSFHAAREGKTRNPLLEEYVDCLHFILSIGIESKLTENVKVENWPSIKTESSFRLMYSFIEDFQKGSIQTRYNALFTEFHFLGESLGFTWDEIEQAYFDKNAINLERQRSGY comes from the coding sequence ATGAATCTTAAAAAGTTGTTTAAGATGCAGAAGGAACTTGATCAGGACATTGTGAAGCGTAAGGGGTTAGAAGGGCAGGATTTACTCCCAAAGAAGATTCTAGCTTTGCAGGTTGAGTTAGGGGAACTTGCGAACGAGTGGCGGGGGTTTAAGTTTTGGTCGGAGAACCAGAAGCCACGCACAAAGGTTGGTTTAACATCGTTCCATGCAGCTAGAGAAGGAAAAACAAGAAACCCTCTTTTAGAAGAATACGTTGATTGCCTCCACTTCATCTTGTCAATCGGAATCGAGTCAAAATTGACTGAAAATGTGAAGGTGGAAAACTGGCCTAGTATTAAAACAGAATCCAGTTTCAGGCTCATGTATAGCTTTATTGAAGATTTCCAAAAAGGCTCTATACAAACGAGGTACAATGCGCTGTTTACAGAGTTTCACTTTTTAGGTGAGTCGCTAGGATTTACGTGGGACGAGATTGAACAGGCTTACTTCGATAAGAACGCCATCAACTTAGAACGTCAAAGGAGCGGTTATTGA
- a CDS encoding host-nuclease inhibitor Gam family protein: protein MAMMQNDLPNLHEYLDQEEGVNQDRFTVDNDEKANWVLRKMKQIEDKRMEDLALAQAEIDKIESWMEQVNKQADNNRDYFQSMLAQYAFNKRMEDPKFKTLKLPNGKLAFRKQQPKWNYDNDKVVQALKEAGYEDLIKVKEDPIKAEVKKKFAVHDDKVIDPDTGEVLEGVSIEYRDDAFKVEVE, encoded by the coding sequence ATGGCAATGATGCAGAATGATTTACCAAACCTACATGAGTATTTAGATCAAGAAGAAGGGGTCAATCAAGATCGGTTTACCGTGGATAATGATGAAAAGGCAAATTGGGTGCTTCGTAAGATGAAGCAGATTGAGGATAAGCGCATGGAGGACTTGGCGCTTGCACAAGCAGAAATTGACAAAATCGAATCATGGATGGAACAAGTCAATAAGCAAGCGGACAATAACCGCGATTACTTTCAATCTATGCTCGCTCAGTATGCATTCAATAAGCGTATGGAAGATCCTAAATTCAAGACCCTTAAACTACCAAACGGCAAACTAGCATTTCGAAAACAGCAGCCTAAATGGAACTACGACAACGACAAAGTTGTACAAGCTCTAAAAGAAGCAGGTTACGAAGATTTAATCAAGGTAAAAGAAGACCCGATCAAGGCGGAGGTCAAGAAAAAATTTGCTGTTCATGATGATAAAGTCATTGACCCCGATACAGGCGAAGTCCTTGAAGGTGTGTCAATTGAATACCGTGATGATGCGTTCAAAGTGGAGGTGGAGTAG
- a CDS encoding Holliday junction resolvase RecU, translating to MKHGQGNRGQAFEMTLNLVNQLYKNNGVALINKRPTPVKVLKSKGTQVLKGFYESKSTVDYDGCYEGQAVAFEAKSVSGKRFDLKNIHDHQLEYLERAQKHGAISFLLVEFRDVNTVYYISLSFIKKYLREAHRGGRKSIPLSDFEIYAYEVERGRAPLDYLAVIDRINEEKAVSM from the coding sequence ATGAAACACGGACAGGGTAACAGAGGACAAGCCTTTGAAATGACTCTGAATCTCGTTAATCAGCTTTACAAGAATAATGGGGTGGCGCTAATTAATAAGCGTCCTACTCCTGTCAAGGTTCTTAAATCAAAAGGAACGCAGGTTCTAAAGGGATTCTACGAATCTAAAAGTACAGTCGATTACGATGGTTGCTACGAAGGACAAGCCGTTGCATTCGAAGCAAAAAGTGTATCGGGGAAGCGATTTGATTTAAAGAACATACATGATCACCAACTAGAATACTTAGAGCGTGCACAAAAACATGGTGCTATTTCCTTCCTGCTTGTCGAATTTCGGGATGTAAACACAGTTTACTATATAAGCCTCTCGTTCATTAAAAAATACCTTAGAGAGGCGCATAGAGGCGGGAGGAAATCCATCCCTCTATCAGACTTTGAAATTTACGCTTATGAGGTGGAAAGAGGACGCGCGCCGTTGGACTACTTGGCTGTCATTGATCGGATCAATGAGGAAAAGGCGGTGTCGATGTGA
- a CDS encoding PBSX family phage terminase large subunit encodes MSKQVNIDIQKEVNPHFKPVWKTKKPYNILRGGRNSFKSSVIVLLLVYMMLKYIKKGEKANVVVIRKVASTIRDSVFLKIQWALDKFGLSDQFQSTVAPFKITHKATGSTFYFYGSDDFQKLKSNDIGNLIAAWYEESAEFNSAEEFDQTNTTFMRQKHPLADIVRFFWSYNPPRNPWSWINEWSDSMIGEDNYLVHDSSYLNDELGFVTEQMIQDIERIKKNDYDYYRYLYLGEPVGLGTNVYNMNLFNEIVELPSDDRIIGLYYSLDTGHSVSATSCGCYGLTAKGKVIRLNTYYYNPSGRVVKKAPTDLSEEIHRFISKTSTCEHWKGARIMKRTIDSADGAFRNQYYKDHGQHWIPVKKLKNIDMVDYVHDLLAQGRFYYLKTPIPTNLPHCDSNDIFVEEHKKYQWKEETLNTDDPRVIKEDDHTVDEFKYLCVSNARDFRLKL; translated from the coding sequence ATGAGTAAACAAGTTAATATCGACATCCAAAAAGAGGTTAACCCACATTTTAAGCCTGTATGGAAAACTAAGAAGCCATATAACATCTTGCGTGGTGGTCGTAACTCGTTTAAATCGTCTGTAATCGTACTATTGCTTGTTTATATGATGCTTAAATATATAAAAAAAGGCGAGAAGGCGAATGTTGTTGTCATCCGTAAGGTAGCCAGTACCATTCGAGATTCTGTTTTTCTTAAAATCCAATGGGCATTAGATAAATTCGGTTTATCAGATCAATTCCAAAGTACAGTAGCGCCTTTTAAAATAACTCACAAGGCTACTGGATCAACATTTTATTTTTATGGTTCAGATGACTTCCAAAAACTGAAGTCAAATGACATCGGGAACCTTATCGCCGCTTGGTACGAGGAATCGGCGGAATTCAACAGTGCCGAGGAATTCGACCAAACAAACACTACTTTCATGCGGCAAAAACATCCATTAGCTGATATTGTTCGATTCTTTTGGTCTTATAACCCTCCGAGGAACCCTTGGTCCTGGATAAATGAATGGTCTGATAGCATGATTGGTGAAGATAACTACTTGGTGCATGATTCTAGTTATCTTAATGATGAACTGGGCTTTGTTACTGAGCAGATGATTCAAGACATCGAGCGGATCAAGAAGAACGATTATGATTACTACCGCTATTTATATCTTGGCGAACCTGTTGGACTTGGAACGAATGTTTATAATATGAACTTGTTCAATGAGATTGTGGAGCTACCTAGTGATGATAGGATCATAGGGCTTTACTATTCGTTGGATACAGGCCACTCAGTTTCGGCGACGTCTTGTGGTTGTTATGGATTGACGGCAAAGGGGAAGGTAATACGACTCAACACGTATTATTACAATCCTTCGGGGAGAGTAGTGAAAAAAGCCCCTACCGACCTGTCAGAGGAAATACACAGATTTATTTCCAAAACATCTACTTGTGAACACTGGAAAGGCGCTCGCATCATGAAGAGGACGATAGACAGTGCTGACGGTGCGTTTCGTAACCAATACTATAAGGACCACGGTCAACATTGGATTCCTGTTAAAAAACTTAAGAACATAGATATGGTTGATTACGTCCATGACCTTCTTGCTCAGGGGCGTTTTTATTATTTAAAGACACCCATACCAACAAACCTGCCTCATTGTGACAGCAATGATATATTCGTTGAGGAGCATAAGAAGTACCAGTGGAAAGAAGAAACGTTGAACACAGACGACCCGAGGGTCATTAAAGAGGATGATCATACAGTCGATGAATTTAAGTACTTGTGTGTTTCTAATGCAAGAGACTTCCGGTTGAAGTTGTAG
- a CDS encoding phage capsid protein: MPTSNNNQAARSYQKQFRELMQAVFRSQAYFRDFFSGEIEALDGVQHNETAFYVKTSDIPVVVGDAYDKGSDVAFGSGTGSSTRFGDRTEIIYQDTPVPYTWEWVFHEGIDRHTVNNNFESAIADRLDLQAQAKIKQFNAAHSKFISSVAEHTETLSGYENDPVLALFNSLDEYYTNIEAIGMKVAKVNAKLYNAIVDHPLTTSAKSSSANIDQNRILTFKDFAVEKIPDAQLQSEEVAYTYIAGVGKAFTGINTARSIESEDFDGRALQGAGKAGEFILEDNKKAVSKVVLGTPEG; this comes from the coding sequence ATGCCAACATCAAACAATAATCAAGCAGCTCGTAGTTATCAAAAACAATTTAGGGAGTTAATGCAGGCAGTGTTCCGTTCACAGGCTTATTTCCGTGACTTTTTTTCCGGGGAAATTGAAGCGCTGGACGGAGTACAACACAATGAAACAGCGTTTTATGTAAAAACTTCCGACATTCCTGTAGTCGTAGGAGATGCATACGACAAAGGCTCTGACGTAGCTTTTGGATCAGGGACTGGAAGCTCCACGCGTTTTGGTGATCGTACTGAAATTATCTACCAAGATACGCCAGTACCGTACACTTGGGAATGGGTATTTCATGAGGGTATTGATCGCCACACAGTAAACAACAACTTTGAATCAGCAATTGCTGACCGTCTGGACTTACAAGCACAAGCGAAAATTAAACAATTTAACGCCGCGCACAGTAAGTTTATTTCCAGTGTGGCCGAGCACACTGAAACATTGTCAGGTTACGAGAACGACCCTGTTCTTGCGTTATTCAACAGCCTTGACGAGTATTACACGAATATTGAAGCTATCGGAATGAAGGTCGCTAAAGTAAATGCGAAATTATATAACGCTATCGTAGATCACCCACTTACTACAAGCGCCAAGTCATCTTCTGCAAACATTGACCAAAACAGAATCTTAACTTTTAAAGATTTTGCTGTGGAAAAAATTCCTGATGCTCAATTACAGAGCGAGGAAGTTGCTTACACATATATCGCAGGTGTAGGTAAAGCGTTCACAGGTATTAATACAGCCCGTTCTATCGAGTCTGAGGACTTTGACGGTCGAGCATTGCAAGGCGCTGGGAAAGCAGGAGAATTTATTCTGGAAGACAACAAAAAGGCTGTTTCTAAAGTTGTATTGGGTACGCCGGAAGGGTAA
- the terS gene encoding phage terminase small subunit: MAEKHIKAEKDYVKGLKYKEIAEKHGVSINTVKSWKRRYGWNRDRGAPEEKSVHTKNKGAPKGNINAKGNKGGTAPKGNQNAVTHGFFSKFLPAETREIIESMQDRSPADLIYDQIEIQYAAIIRSQNIMYVSNKSEMIKELKKSESQENEFSSSEKEEWEFQFAWDRQATFLNAQSRAMSELRSLIKQFNELAHEDDERRLKLEQMKLSIEKTKAETEKIANDDNSEAPPTINIIDAWSDDDE, translated from the coding sequence GTGGCTGAAAAACATATCAAAGCCGAGAAAGATTATGTAAAAGGGTTGAAGTACAAAGAAATCGCTGAGAAGCATGGTGTGTCGATCAACACAGTTAAGTCCTGGAAAAGACGATATGGCTGGAACCGGGATAGGGGTGCACCCGAAGAAAAAAGTGTGCATACAAAAAATAAAGGTGCTCCAAAAGGGAATATAAACGCAAAAGGGAATAAAGGTGGTACGGCTCCTAAGGGTAATCAAAACGCTGTAACACACGGTTTCTTCTCTAAATTCCTGCCAGCAGAGACGAGAGAGATCATTGAAAGCATGCAGGATCGTTCTCCTGCTGACTTGATCTATGATCAGATAGAGATACAGTATGCAGCTATCATTCGTTCTCAAAATATCATGTATGTATCTAATAAGAGTGAAATGATAAAGGAGCTTAAGAAAAGCGAAAGTCAAGAAAACGAGTTCTCATCTTCAGAAAAAGAAGAGTGGGAGTTCCAATTCGCTTGGGATAGACAAGCAACATTCCTGAATGCTCAATCAAGGGCAATGAGTGAGTTGCGTTCTCTAATTAAACAGTTTAATGAACTTGCCCATGAAGATGATGAGCGTAGGTTGAAGCTTGAGCAGATGAAACTGAGCATCGAAAAGACAAAAGCTGAAACTGAAAAAATAGCTAACGATGACAACAGCGAAGCTCCACCAACAATAAACATCATAGACGCATGGAGCGATGACGATGAGTAA
- a CDS encoding phage minor capsid protein → MEPRNPRITPTHLDLWSSNMSELYQSLEGEIIRIITKRLKGGTENISEWQAQKLSELRLFNSEVTKLLSEVTNVAESEIKRMFEETGIAIVQDIDNAMPYPTKPMPNNLDNVMRSYREQVWEDIDNYVNQTLITTAYGVGTAQRSYTDVLNRTTAMFNTGLYTFEDSLERSITELAQKGIKSTMRDRSGNAWNLESYTRTVLKSTLGNTYDEVRKDRMAEYGVHTVLVTSHAGARDACSIIQGNVVDLRGVSEIPPDSEYRSIYDPHWQAEYGTAGGHRGIQCRHLHIPFVPGANTNNQPKFDEELNERIAKNRDTQRRIEREIVKYKKNLMVAEGLGSDKADYWGMMVRRRQKAMREHLSGNGEYLRRNYRREKVYTPLSTLLDGFSYDD, encoded by the coding sequence ATGGAACCGAGAAATCCACGTATTACACCAACTCACTTAGATTTGTGGAGTTCTAACATGTCAGAACTATATCAATCCTTAGAGGGCGAGATTATCCGAATCATCACCAAACGATTAAAAGGTGGAACAGAAAACATATCTGAGTGGCAAGCTCAAAAACTATCAGAATTAAGGTTATTCAATAGTGAGGTTACTAAGTTATTATCAGAGGTTACGAATGTTGCAGAATCTGAGATTAAGAGGATGTTTGAAGAAACAGGGATTGCGATTGTACAGGACATTGACAATGCTATGCCATATCCAACTAAGCCAATGCCGAACAATCTAGATAACGTTATGAGGTCGTATCGTGAGCAAGTTTGGGAGGATATTGACAACTACGTTAATCAAACACTTATTACGACTGCTTATGGTGTAGGTACAGCGCAAAGATCCTATACAGACGTACTCAATCGGACAACAGCAATGTTTAATACGGGTCTTTACACTTTTGAGGACTCGTTAGAGCGATCAATAACCGAGTTAGCACAAAAAGGTATTAAGAGTACGATGAGGGATAGGAGTGGAAACGCTTGGAATCTCGAAAGTTATACCCGAACGGTTTTAAAGTCTACTCTAGGCAACACTTACGATGAAGTCAGAAAAGACCGCATGGCTGAATACGGTGTCCATACTGTGCTTGTTACTAGCCACGCAGGGGCGAGGGATGCTTGTTCAATCATACAGGGGAATGTTGTGGATCTAAGAGGTGTAAGTGAGATACCGCCAGACAGTGAGTATAGATCAATTTATGATCCGCATTGGCAAGCTGAGTACGGGACAGCTGGAGGGCATCGAGGAATTCAATGCAGACATTTGCATATTCCTTTTGTTCCCGGTGCGAATACCAACAACCAACCTAAGTTTGACGAAGAACTTAACGAAAGAATTGCCAAAAACCGTGATACCCAACGCAGAATCGAAAGGGAAATCGTTAAATACAAAAAGAATTTGATGGTTGCCGAGGGGTTAGGAAGTGACAAGGCTGATTATTGGGGAATGATGGTCAGACGTAGGCAAAAGGCAATGAGGGAGCACCTAAGCGGAAACGGTGAATATTTGAGAAGGAATTACCGCCGTGAGAAAGTATATACACCCTTATCAACATTGTTGGATGGCTTTTCTTATGATGATTAG
- a CDS encoding helix-turn-helix domain-containing protein codes for MGIGSVLRMARKRKGISQEELADKLHCSMSAISKMENDKLKVDVPTFIQWAKHTNAQDIMIATLIGIDPVVIQKVIEVISPFIS; via the coding sequence ATGGGAATCGGTTCCGTTTTAAGGATGGCGAGGAAACGAAAAGGCATATCTCAAGAAGAATTAGCAGATAAACTTCATTGTTCAATGAGCGCTATCTCGAAAATGGAAAATGACAAGTTAAAAGTGGATGTACCGACATTCATACAGTGGGCAAAGCACACCAACGCACAAGACATCATGATTGCCACCTTGATCGGTATCGATCCAGTCGTGATCCAGAAGGTTATTGAAGTCATTTCACCATTCATCAGTTAG
- a CDS encoding ATP-binding protein: MTQSIAEVMDKLKEKIQSQAVKPDGSGESKLDYQCDKCKDRTGFILNKDGVEYWRDCSCVAWRRSERIIKSSEITEKFKRLGFSNFRTDGKPNEVVNMYQCAMSYYKEFESVRDDRQNSISFLGQPGSGKTHLLMAVSNNLMLKKHIPVLYFPYVEGFNDLKDDFDQLEKKLDRMKKVDVLFIDDLFKPAKGKPRATDWQVEQTYAVINHRYLNHKPIMVSSELNVDQLCDVDEALGTRIFEMCRYFTVVVEGDRKKLNHRLEGLA, encoded by the coding sequence ATGACTCAATCAATAGCGGAAGTAATGGACAAGCTAAAAGAAAAGATTCAATCACAGGCGGTCAAACCGGATGGATCGGGAGAAAGCAAGCTTGATTATCAGTGTGATAAGTGCAAAGACCGTACTGGGTTTATTTTGAATAAAGACGGTGTGGAATATTGGCGTGATTGCTCTTGTGTAGCTTGGCGACGATCTGAACGAATCATAAAGTCTAGTGAAATCACAGAAAAGTTTAAAAGGTTAGGGTTTAGCAATTTTAGAACGGACGGCAAACCGAACGAGGTTGTAAACATGTATCAATGCGCAATGTCTTATTACAAAGAATTCGAGTCTGTAAGAGACGACCGTCAGAACAGTATATCCTTCCTTGGTCAACCGGGTTCGGGGAAAACGCACTTACTTATGGCGGTATCAAACAATTTAATGCTAAAAAAACACATCCCGGTGCTGTATTTTCCGTACGTCGAAGGGTTCAACGACTTAAAAGACGACTTCGATCAGCTAGAGAAGAAGCTCGACCGTATGAAGAAGGTGGACGTGCTCTTTATAGACGACCTATTCAAGCCTGCAAAAGGAAAACCGCGTGCTACGGATTGGCAAGTGGAGCAAACCTATGCTGTCATCAATCATCGGTACCTAAATCACAAGCCGATCATGGTGTCCTCAGAACTAAACGTCGATCAGTTGTGTGACGTAGACGAAGCACTAGGGACACGGATTTTCGAAATGTGCCGATACTTTACCGTCGTTGTCGAAGGTGACAGAAAAAAACTAAACCACCGTTTGGAGGGATTAGCGTAA